In the Shewanella sp. OMA3-2 genome, one interval contains:
- a CDS encoding c-type cytochrome — translation MKKLLAMTAVAALTLSANVFAQEGEAVYNKACQVCHSMGVAGAPKSHDVAAWEPRLAKGVDALVGSVKSGLNAMPPGGMCTDCSDEDYKNAIEFMSK, via the coding sequence ATGAAAAAATTGTTAGCAATGACTGCAGTAGCTGCATTAACTTTGTCTGCGAATGTATTTGCTCAAGAAGGTGAAGCTGTATATAACAAGGCATGTCAAGTATGTCACAGCATGGGAGTTGCGGGTGCGCCTAAATCTCATGATGTTGCCGCTTGGGAACCTCGTTTAGCTAAAGGTGTTGATGCTTTAGTTGGCTCTGTTAAGTCAGGTTTAAACGCAATGCCACCTGGCGGTATGTGTACCGACTGTTCTGATGAAGATTACAAGAACGCTATTGAGTTCATGTCTAAGTAA
- the ccmA gene encoding cytochrome c biogenesis heme-transporting ATPase CcmA: protein MTKITPSTPLISANKLTCIREERLLFDELSFDIMAGDIVQIEGPNGSGKTSLLRILAGLSRPYSGDVLYLQHNIIRSRDEFNENLLYLGHLAGVKSELTTEENLNFNLRISGYDDHKTSDILAKVNLSGFEEALAGHLSAGQQRRTALARLWHTNCKIWILDEPFTAIDKKGVEELEQLFLAHANNGGCVIITTHQDMSLINEANLRKITLDYRFI from the coding sequence GTGACAAAAATAACACCATCCACTCCCTTGATCAGTGCAAACAAGCTGACATGTATTCGCGAAGAGCGTTTATTATTTGATGAGCTTAGCTTTGATATAATGGCTGGAGATATCGTTCAAATTGAAGGTCCCAATGGTTCCGGAAAAACAAGCTTACTGCGTATTTTAGCAGGTTTATCTCGCCCCTACTCTGGGGATGTATTGTATTTACAGCATAACATTATCCGTTCGCGAGATGAATTTAATGAAAACTTGCTTTATCTTGGCCACTTAGCAGGCGTTAAAAGTGAATTGACAACAGAAGAAAATCTTAATTTCAATTTAAGAATCAGTGGTTATGATGACCATAAAACGTCTGATATTTTAGCCAAAGTAAATTTAAGCGGGTTTGAAGAAGCATTAGCTGGCCACTTGTCTGCAGGCCAACAGCGCAGGACAGCGTTAGCAAGGTTATGGCATACCAATTGTAAAATATGGATATTGGATGAACCTTTTACCGCTATCGATAAAAAGGGTGTTGAAGAGCTTGAACAACTCTTTTTAGCGCATGCTAATAACGGTGGATGCGTAATTATTACAACTCATCAAGATATGAGTTTAATTAATGAAGCTAATCTTCGAAAAATCACTCTCGATTATCGTTTCATATAA
- the ccmB gene encoding heme exporter protein CcmB, translating into MNRGISYTSAFITLLKRDLKIAIRHRGDIFNPLLFFIMVVTLFPLGIGPEPQVLTRVAPGIIWVAALLASMLSLERLFKADYSDGSLEQMLLSPQPLAIMVLAKVLAHWILTGVPLILVSPLLAVLLHLESNSYMALMATLALGTPVLSLLGAIGVALTVGLSKGGVLLTLLILPLYIPVLIFATSAIDAAGMNLPYDGQLAIIGAMLVGSLIMAPFAIGASLRVSTN; encoded by the coding sequence ATGAACAGAGGTATTAGCTACACCAGTGCGTTTATAACCTTACTAAAACGTGATTTGAAAATTGCAATTAGACATCGCGGAGACATATTTAATCCGCTGTTGTTTTTCATTATGGTTGTAACCCTCTTTCCGCTAGGGATTGGGCCAGAGCCCCAAGTATTAACGCGGGTGGCACCAGGAATAATATGGGTAGCCGCTCTTTTAGCCTCAATGCTATCACTAGAAAGGCTCTTTAAAGCCGATTACAGTGACGGTAGCTTAGAGCAAATGTTACTTAGCCCACAACCGCTAGCAATTATGGTATTGGCTAAAGTCTTAGCTCATTGGATTTTAACCGGTGTACCACTGATTCTCGTATCACCATTATTGGCTGTATTACTGCATTTAGAAAGCAATAGCTACATGGCATTAATGGCCACGTTAGCGCTTGGAACACCAGTACTGTCATTATTAGGGGCTATTGGTGTGGCTCTTACCGTAGGACTAAGTAAAGGAGGGGTATTACTCACCTTATTAATATTGCCTCTATATATACCTGTGTTGATTTTTGCTACTAGTGCAATCGATGCTGCTGGAATGAATTTACCCTATGATGGTCAGCTAGCTATTATTGGCGCTATGCTGGTTGGTTCGTTAATCATGGCACCATTTGCTATTGGTGCCTCCTTACGTGTGAGTACAAATTAA
- a CDS encoding heme ABC transporter permease: MWKWLNSYADPERSYTLAGKMLPWFTCLAIVMIGIGTTWGLLYAPMDYQQGDSFRIIYIHVPAASMSMAAYMGMATASFIGIVWQIKAADWAAASIAPIGAVITFIALFTGAAWGKPMWGTWWVWDARLTSELVLLFLYLGVIALYASFEDKVLAGRAAGILAIVGVINIPIIKYSVEWWSSLHQPATIKITEKSTMTGDMLYPLLINIVGFGMMIGALTIVRYRAEVLARNGMRPWVRDLANAERVK; encoded by the coding sequence ATGTGGAAATGGCTTAATTCATATGCAGATCCAGAGCGGTCTTACACTCTTGCTGGAAAAATGTTGCCTTGGTTTACATGTTTAGCAATTGTCATGATTGGCATTGGCACTACATGGGGCTTGTTATATGCTCCAATGGATTATCAGCAAGGTGATAGTTTCAGAATTATATATATACATGTTCCGGCCGCATCGATGTCAATGGCTGCCTACATGGGAATGGCGACAGCATCATTTATTGGCATAGTCTGGCAGATTAAAGCTGCCGATTGGGCTGCAGCGTCTATTGCCCCTATTGGTGCAGTCATTACCTTCATAGCATTGTTTACTGGCGCTGCATGGGGGAAACCTATGTGGGGAACATGGTGGGTTTGGGATGCACGATTAACGTCAGAGCTAGTGTTATTGTTCCTTTACCTTGGTGTTATCGCACTTTACGCCTCTTTTGAAGATAAGGTCTTGGCTGGACGAGCCGCTGGCATACTGGCCATTGTTGGAGTAATCAATATTCCAATTATTAAGTATTCAGTTGAATGGTGGAGCAGCTTACACCAACCAGCAACCATCAAAATTACTGAAAAATCTACAATGACTGGAGACATGCTCTATCCGCTGCTTATCAATATTGTCGGATTTGGCATGATGATTGGAGCATTAACCATAGTAAGATATAGAGCAGAAGTATTAGCACGTAACGGAATGCGTCCTTGGGTTCGTGATTTAGCTAACGCGGAGAGGGTAAAATAA
- the ccmE gene encoding cytochrome c maturation protein CcmE — protein MNPRRKKRLTLAVALILGVAGIASLLLYALNTNLNLFYTPYEIVHGKKDTGVKPEVGQRIRVGGMVTVGSMIRDPESLHVEFAVHDSAGGEVIVTFDDLLPDLFREGQGIVAQGVLVGSGKLEATEVLAKHDENYMPPEVAEAMGQTHQKLDYPEGAEPKGYKYQ, from the coding sequence GTGAACCCAAGACGTAAAAAAAGACTCACCCTAGCAGTAGCATTAATCTTAGGTGTAGCAGGCATAGCTTCTCTTTTATTATATGCGCTAAATACCAATTTAAACTTGTTTTATACCCCATACGAAATTGTACATGGTAAAAAAGACACTGGGGTTAAACCAGAGGTTGGACAGCGTATTCGCGTAGGAGGCATGGTTACTGTCGGCTCAATGATCCGTGACCCTGAAAGCTTGCATGTAGAATTTGCAGTGCATGACTCCGCAGGTGGGGAAGTGATTGTGACATTTGATGATCTTCTTCCCGATTTATTCCGCGAAGGCCAAGGAATCGTCGCTCAAGGGGTATTAGTTGGATCTGGTAAGCTAGAAGCTACTGAAGTACTTGCAAAGCATGATGAAAACTACATGCCGCCAGAAGTTGCTGAAGCAATGGGACAAACTCATCAAAAGCTTGATTATCCTGAAGGCGCTGAGCCTAAGGGTTATAAATACCAATAA
- the rplQ gene encoding 50S ribosomal protein L17, with the protein MRHRKSGRQLNRNSSHRQAMFRNMACSLVRHEIIKTTVAKAKELRRVVEPLITLAKVDSVANRRLAFARTRDAEVVGKLFTELGPRFQERPGGYTRILKCGLRTGDKAPMAYIELVGRPEAAEAVEVEAAE; encoded by the coding sequence ATGCGCCATCGTAAGAGTGGTCGTCAACTAAATCGTAACAGCAGTCATCGCCAAGCTATGTTCCGTAACATGGCATGCTCACTAGTTCGTCATGAGATAATCAAGACAACTGTAGCAAAAGCGAAAGAATTGCGTCGCGTAGTTGAACCTCTAATAACATTAGCTAAAGTAGACAGCGTTGCAAATCGCCGTTTAGCTTTCGCTCGTACCCGCGACGCTGAAGTTGTAGGTAAGTTATTTACTGAATTGGGTCCACGCTTCCAGGAACGTCCTGGTGGTTACACTCGTATTCTTAAGTGCGGTCTTCGTACCGGTGATAAAGCCCCAATGGCTTACATCGAGTTAGTAGGTCGTCCTGAAGCTGCTGAAGCTGTTGAAGTTGAAGCTGCAGAGTAA
- a CDS encoding DNA-directed RNA polymerase subunit alpha: MQGSVTEFLKPRLVEIEQVNSTRAKVTLEPLERGFGHTLGNALRRILLSSMPGCAVTEVEIDGVLHEYSSKEGVQEDILEILLNLKGLAVTIEGKDEAMLTLSKSGTGPVTAADITHDGDVTIMNPDHIICHLTGNNDISMRIRVERGRGYVPASARAQTEDDDRPIGRLLVDASFSPVARIAYNVEAARVEQRTDLDKLVIDMTTNGTIDPEEAIRRSATILAEQLDAFVDLREPAAKPEEDDKPEFDPILLRPVDDLELTVRSANCLKAEAIHYIGDLVQRTEVELLKTPNLGKKSLTEIKDVLASRGLSLGMRLENWPPASLADDL, encoded by the coding sequence ATGCAGGGTTCTGTTACAGAATTTCTTAAACCGCGTCTCGTTGAAATTGAGCAGGTTAATTCAACTCGCGCCAAAGTTACACTAGAACCGCTAGAACGTGGTTTTGGCCATACCTTAGGTAACGCGTTGCGTCGCATCCTATTGTCATCTATGCCTGGCTGTGCTGTTACAGAAGTCGAGATTGATGGCGTACTGCATGAATATAGCAGTAAGGAAGGCGTACAAGAAGATATCCTTGAGATATTGTTAAATCTTAAAGGTTTAGCGGTAACTATCGAGGGTAAAGACGAGGCTATGCTTACGTTAAGTAAGTCCGGCACAGGCCCTGTTACAGCAGCAGATATCACGCATGATGGCGATGTTACCATCATGAATCCTGATCATATTATCTGTCATTTGACTGGTAATAATGACATCAGCATGCGTATCCGTGTTGAACGTGGTCGTGGTTATGTACCTGCTTCGGCTCGTGCACAAACCGAAGACGATGATCGTCCAATTGGTCGCCTGTTGGTTGATGCGTCATTCTCACCTGTTGCTCGCATTGCATACAATGTAGAAGCAGCTCGTGTTGAACAGCGCACAGACTTAGATAAGCTTGTAATCGATATGACCACTAACGGTACTATCGATCCTGAGGAGGCAATTCGTCGCTCAGCAACTATTTTAGCCGAACAGCTAGATGCGTTTGTTGATTTACGTGAGCCTGCAGCTAAGCCTGAGGAAGATGATAAACCGGAATTCGATCCGATATTGTTGCGTCCTGTCGACGATTTAGAGCTAACTGTACGTTCGGCTAACTGTTTGAAAGCCGAAGCGATTCATTACATCGGTGATCTGGTACAACGCACTGAAGTTGAGTTGTTGAAAACCCCTAACTTAGGTAAGAAATCTCTTACTGAAATTAAGGACGTTTTAGCATCTCGCGGACTGTCGTTAGGTATGCGTCTTGAAAATTGGCCTCCAGCCAGTTTAGCAGACGACCTATAA
- the rpsD gene encoding 30S ribosomal protein S4 — translation MARYLGPKLKLSRREGTDLFLKSGVRAIESKCKLETAPGQHGARKPRLSEYGTQLREKQKVRRIYGVLEKQFRNYYKEAARLKGNTGENLLQLLEVRLDNVVYRMGFGSTRAESRQLVSHKSIMVNGRVVNIPSFKVSANDVVSIREKSRTQARIKAALEVAGQREKPTWVEVDNAKMEGAFKRLPERSDLSADINEQLIVELYSK, via the coding sequence ATGGCAAGATACTTGGGTCCTAAGCTCAAGCTCAGCCGCCGAGAAGGTACAGACCTTTTCTTAAAAAGCGGTGTGAGAGCAATCGAATCGAAGTGTAAGCTGGAAACTGCACCAGGACAACATGGCGCTCGTAAGCCACGTTTGTCTGAGTATGGTACTCAGTTACGCGAGAAACAAAAAGTTCGTCGTATTTACGGTGTGTTAGAAAAACAATTCCGTAACTACTACAAAGAAGCTGCACGTTTAAAAGGCAACACAGGTGAGAACTTGTTACAACTTTTAGAAGTCCGCCTAGATAACGTAGTTTATCGTATGGGTTTCGGTTCTACTCGTGCAGAATCACGTCAGCTAGTAAGCCATAAATCAATTATGGTTAACGGTCGTGTTGTTAACATTCCGTCATTCAAAGTGTCTGCGAATGATGTTGTAAGCATCCGTGAAAAATCACGCACTCAAGCTCGTATTAAAGCGGCTTTAGAAGTGGCTGGTCAACGCGAAAAGCCTACATGGGTAGAAGTCGACAATGCGAAAATGGAAGGTGCTTTCAAGCGTCTACCAGAACGTAGCGATTTGTCTGCGGATATTAACGAACAGCTGATCGTCGAGCTTTACTCTAAGTAA
- the rpsK gene encoding 30S ribosomal protein S11, with translation MAKVPSRSPRKRVRKQVADGMAHIHASFNNTIVTITDRQGNALSWATSGGSGFRGSRKSTPFAAQVAAERAGIAAQDYGVKNLEVFVKGPGPGRESAIRALNAVGYKITNITDVTPIPHNGCRPPKKRRV, from the coding sequence ATGGCTAAAGTTCCGTCACGTTCTCCGCGTAAGCGCGTACGTAAACAGGTTGCAGATGGCATGGCTCATATCCATGCGTCTTTCAACAACACAATCGTAACCATTACCGATCGTCAAGGTAATGCTTTATCTTGGGCTACCTCAGGTGGTTCTGGTTTTCGTGGTTCACGTAAATCGACCCCGTTTGCTGCACAGGTTGCTGCGGAGCGTGCAGGTATTGCTGCGCAAGATTATGGTGTTAAAAACCTTGAAGTTTTTGTGAAGGGTCCAGGTCCAGGGCGTGAATCAGCGATTCGCGCACTGAACGCAGTTGGTTACAAAATAACCAATATTACTGATGTGACACCTATCCCTCACAATGGTTGTCGTCCACCTAAAAAACGTCGTGTATAA
- the rpsM gene encoding 30S ribosomal protein S13: MARIAGINIPDQKHTVIALTAIFGIGRTSARAICAATSIAEDAKIKELSEAQIDILREEVAKYAVEGDLRREISMNIKRLMDLGCYRGLRHRRSLPLRGQRTKTNARTRKGPRKPIRK; encoded by the coding sequence GTGGCCCGTATCGCTGGCATTAACATTCCTGATCAAAAGCATACAGTCATCGCATTGACTGCTATTTTTGGTATTGGACGTACAAGCGCAAGAGCAATCTGTGCTGCTACTTCAATTGCTGAAGATGCTAAGATCAAGGAATTGAGCGAAGCTCAAATAGATATCCTACGCGAAGAAGTCGCCAAATATGCTGTAGAAGGTGATTTACGTCGTGAGATTTCAATGAACATCAAGCGTCTTATGGATCTTGGTTGTTATCGTGGTCTCCGCCATCGTCGTAGCCTGCCACTTCGTGGGCAACGTACTAAGACCAATGCGCGTACGCGTAAAGGTCCACGTAAACCAATCAGAAAGTAA
- the rpmJ gene encoding 50S ribosomal protein L36 produces MKVRASVKKICRNCKIVKRSGVVRVICVEPKHKQRQG; encoded by the coding sequence ATGAAAGTTCGAGCTTCCGTGAAGAAGATCTGCCGTAATTGCAAGATCGTCAAGCGTAGTGGTGTTGTTCGCGTGATATGTGTTGAACCAAAACACAAACAGCGTCAAGGCTAA
- the secY gene encoding preprotein translocase subunit SecY produces the protein MAKPGLDLKSAKGGLSELKTRLLFVIGAIIVFRAGSFVPIPGIDAAVLAELFAQQKDTILGMFNMFSGGALERASIFALGIMPYISASIIMQLLTVVHPALAELKKEGESGRKKISQYTRYGTLVLGTLQSIGIATGLPNLVPGLVANVGFGFYFVAVVSLVTGTMFLMWLGEQITERGIGNGISILIFAGIVAGLPSAIGSTAEQARQGDLNVLVLLLLAVIVFAVTYFVVFVERGQRRIVVNYAKRQQGRKVFAAQSTHLPLKVNMAGVIPPIFASSIILFPGTLAQWFGQNESMSWLSDFALAVSPGQPLYSLLYATAIIFFCFFYTALVFNPRETADNLKKSGAFIPGIRPGEQTSRYIDKVMTRLTLAGALYITFICLIPEFMLIAWKVQFYFGGTSLLIIVVVIMDFMAQVQTHMMSHQYESVMKKANLVNKANLDRFGK, from the coding sequence ATGGCAAAACCAGGACTTGATTTAAAAAGCGCGAAAGGCGGTTTATCTGAACTGAAAACTCGTCTTCTGTTCGTGATTGGTGCGATTATCGTCTTTAGAGCCGGTTCGTTTGTGCCAATTCCTGGTATTGACGCAGCTGTATTAGCAGAGCTTTTTGCTCAGCAAAAAGATACCATCCTTGGCATGTTTAACATGTTCTCGGGTGGTGCTTTAGAGCGTGCCTCTATCTTTGCATTAGGTATCATGCCGTACATTTCGGCATCGATTATCATGCAGTTATTGACTGTTGTGCATCCTGCACTTGCTGAATTGAAAAAAGAAGGCGAGTCAGGGCGTAAAAAGATTAGTCAATATACTAGATATGGCACACTTGTACTGGGTACATTGCAGTCTATCGGTATCGCGACAGGTTTACCAAATTTAGTCCCTGGCCTTGTGGCAAATGTTGGATTTGGATTTTACTTTGTTGCTGTTGTGAGTCTAGTCACTGGAACTATGTTCCTAATGTGGCTAGGTGAACAGATTACCGAACGTGGTATTGGTAATGGTATCTCGATATTAATTTTCGCAGGTATTGTTGCAGGACTACCATCGGCTATCGGCTCAACAGCCGAGCAGGCGCGTCAAGGTGACTTGAATGTATTGGTACTACTGTTGCTCGCGGTTATTGTATTTGCTGTAACTTACTTTGTAGTGTTTGTGGAACGTGGACAACGTCGTATCGTTGTTAACTATGCTAAGCGCCAACAAGGCCGTAAGGTCTTCGCTGCACAAAGCACTCATTTACCACTTAAAGTGAACATGGCAGGTGTAATTCCACCAATTTTTGCTTCCAGCATTATTTTGTTTCCAGGCACACTGGCTCAGTGGTTTGGACAAAATGAGTCTATGTCATGGTTAAGCGATTTCGCTTTAGCTGTGTCACCAGGGCAACCGCTGTATTCATTATTGTACGCGACAGCAATTATCTTTTTCTGTTTCTTCTATACTGCGTTGGTTTTTAATCCACGCGAAACAGCAGATAATTTGAAAAAGAGTGGTGCATTCATTCCTGGGATTCGTCCCGGTGAACAGACTTCGCGTTACATTGATAAAGTAATGACACGTTTAACCTTAGCGGGTGCGTTGTATATTACCTTTATCTGCTTAATTCCGGAGTTCATGTTAATTGCGTGGAAAGTACAGTTCTATTTTGGCGGTACTTCGCTACTAATTATAGTAGTCGTGATCATGGACTTCATGGCTCAGGTTCAGACCCATATGATGTCTCATCAGTATGAGTCTGTGATGAAGAAAGCTAATCTAGTCAACAAAGCGAATTTAGATCGCTTTGGAAAATAA